One Paenisporosarcina sp. FSL H8-0542 genomic region harbors:
- a CDS encoding NCS2 family permease — protein sequence MFNWFDRFFGLKTNGTTVKREVMAGIIGFFTVVYIIAVNALILSEAGMPLEAAIVATIAASVFGCLIMGFWGNVPILLVPGMGINALFSYTMVQSMGLSWQEALAVVFVSGVIFVFIAFTPFSRILSAAVPHSLKEAITVGLGLFLMLIGLEKGGIVEKGSSSILALGSLGEAHVLATVLTFLVAIVLFIRNVPGNFLITIVSGTIIAYFFGLIDVNQTDNASLGLADAFGAFGALSFENFLSMTFWIAVFSLTMVIVFENIGLVHGHVGFINRPDRFSRAFQANSVSAMMSGIFGTSPTVASVESAAGMVAGGRTGLTTVTAGLLFLVAAFFIPVIKLIPDSAIAPILIIIGSLMLQNIRNLELKDLSESFPALFIIAMIPFTYSIADGIAIGFIMYPILKIAIGKWREVSPALYVIAGLFLMNFVVHVIG from the coding sequence ATGTTTAATTGGTTTGACCGATTTTTCGGTCTTAAAACGAACGGAACGACGGTAAAGCGGGAAGTAATGGCAGGAATCATCGGATTTTTTACGGTGGTTTACATCATTGCGGTCAATGCACTTATCTTGTCTGAAGCGGGAATGCCGCTCGAAGCAGCGATTGTTGCAACGATTGCAGCTTCTGTGTTCGGATGTCTGATTATGGGCTTCTGGGGGAATGTGCCAATTTTGCTTGTACCAGGAATGGGAATCAATGCGTTGTTTTCCTATACGATGGTTCAATCAATGGGTCTTTCCTGGCAGGAAGCACTGGCTGTTGTTTTTGTGTCTGGCGTCATTTTTGTGTTCATTGCATTTACGCCTTTCTCGAGAATATTAAGTGCTGCTGTACCGCATTCACTCAAAGAAGCAATCACTGTCGGTCTTGGATTGTTCCTTATGCTAATTGGTCTAGAAAAAGGCGGCATCGTCGAAAAAGGCTCAAGTTCCATTTTGGCACTTGGGTCTTTGGGTGAAGCACATGTGCTTGCGACTGTCTTGACGTTTTTAGTAGCAATCGTGTTGTTCATCCGCAACGTACCTGGGAATTTTCTCATCACGATTGTGTCCGGAACCATCATTGCGTATTTCTTCGGATTGATTGATGTCAATCAGACAGACAATGCCTCTTTAGGCTTGGCTGACGCATTTGGTGCATTTGGTGCACTATCATTTGAGAATTTCCTGTCCATGACATTCTGGATTGCAGTATTTTCGCTGACAATGGTCATTGTCTTTGAGAACATTGGGCTAGTCCATGGGCACGTTGGATTTATCAACCGTCCAGACAGATTTAGTCGTGCGTTTCAGGCAAACTCAGTGTCTGCGATGATGTCCGGTATTTTCGGTACGAGTCCGACTGTTGCTTCTGTTGAAAGTGCTGCCGGAATGGTAGCGGGTGGTCGAACAGGACTGACAACCGTGACTGCAGGATTGTTGTTTTTAGTGGCTGCGTTTTTCATTCCGGTTATCAAACTGATTCCGGATAGCGCCATTGCACCGATTCTAATCATTATCGGCAGTTTGATGCTGCAGAACATTCGCAATCTCGAGTTGAAAGACTTGAGCGAAAGTTTCCCTGCACTGTTCATCATTGCAATGATTCCGTTCACTTATAGCATTGCTGATGGCATTGCAATCGGCTTCATCATGTATCCAATCCTGAAAATTGCGATTGGTAAATGGCGAGAAGTCTCGCCGGCACTTTACGTTATTGCAGGATTGTTCCTGATGAATTTCGTTGTTCATGTCATAGGCTAA
- a CDS encoding polysaccharide deacetylase family protein: MMKLTYPMLFLVVLVFTLFSLPTPSLAKEDSNRYIALHDRLLAFEKEEVRLENAQILVPFEKMSRYLYADIQKSDKQITITKNDTSISYNFLTTETTVNQVIISDNAVQMIDDILYIPVRLLGESTDFKVDYLSDILTVRLYTDRYPHLSHPQFIQQIKKKRNETASPKPTPPAEPGKPIVYLTFDDGPNRYTSEHLKIMRNYNVKGTFFFVGNQISSFKSLTQQTYNEGHTLALHSMTHDRKSVYASAPAFIGEMKKETEMIQSLTGFKPTLVRTPYGSKPYVTSAMRSLLKKEGYKMWDWDVDTLDWKISEANFQQIITSVKKGVEEAIRAKDQHIVVLLHDRVQTTKALPGIIAWLIEQGYSIQPYKSELHVSQNFWHDNEL, from the coding sequence ATGATGAAATTAACATATCCGATGTTGTTCCTTGTTGTGCTTGTTTTCACTTTATTTTCTTTGCCAACTCCCAGTCTTGCTAAAGAAGATTCAAATCGGTACATCGCATTGCATGACCGTTTATTGGCGTTCGAAAAAGAAGAAGTCCGCCTAGAGAACGCACAAATACTGGTTCCATTCGAAAAAATGTCACGTTATTTGTATGCGGACATTCAAAAGTCAGACAAACAAATCACAATCACAAAAAATGATACGTCCATTTCTTATAATTTTCTAACCACTGAAACGACAGTCAATCAAGTGATTATTTCCGACAACGCGGTCCAAATGATCGACGATATTCTGTACATTCCAGTTCGCTTGTTAGGAGAATCCACAGATTTCAAAGTTGATTACTTATCCGACATCTTAACAGTAAGACTTTATACGGATCGATACCCCCATCTGAGCCATCCGCAGTTTATTCAACAAATAAAGAAGAAACGTAACGAAACTGCATCACCGAAACCAACTCCACCTGCTGAGCCTGGAAAGCCAATTGTTTATTTGACCTTTGACGATGGACCGAATCGCTATACATCCGAGCATTTAAAAATCATGAGAAATTATAATGTAAAGGGCACGTTCTTTTTCGTTGGAAATCAGATTTCAAGTTTCAAATCATTGACTCAGCAAACTTATAATGAAGGTCACACCCTCGCTCTTCACAGCATGACGCATGACCGTAAGAGCGTTTATGCATCCGCACCAGCGTTCATAGGTGAAATGAAGAAAGAAACGGAAATGATTCAATCGCTGACTGGGTTCAAGCCTACGTTGGTTCGTACCCCCTATGGAAGTAAGCCCTACGTAACGTCTGCCATGCGTAGTTTACTGAAAAAGGAAGGCTACAAAATGTGGGATTGGGATGTCGATACATTGGATTGGAAAATATCAGAAGCCAATTTCCAACAAATTATCACGAGTGTTAAAAAGGGTGTGGAAGAAGCCATTCGGGCCAAGGATCAACACATTGTGGTATTACTCCATGATCGTGTACAAACCACAAAAGCTTTACCTGGAATCATTGCCTGGCTAATCGAACAAGGGTATTCAATTCAGCCATATAAGTCGGAGTTGCACGTTTCACAAAATTTTTGGCATGATAATGAGCTTTAG
- a CDS encoding ABC transporter ATP-binding protein, producing the protein MTLLKVDQLDVYYGNIQALKGISLEVNEGEIVTLIGANGAGKSTLLKTVSGLLKPKSGIINYMNSSIAGKPAQGIVKAGISHVPEGRRVFSNMTVLENLELGAYLRKDSKEISKDFDKVYELFPRLFERRKQMSGTLSGGEQQMLAMGRAIMAKPKLLLLDEPSMGLAPLMVKTIFQIIEEINREGTTILLVEQNANVALSIANRGYVIETGRVVVSGPAAELQASEQIKLAYLGGI; encoded by the coding sequence ATGACTTTACTTAAAGTAGATCAATTGGATGTTTACTATGGAAATATACAGGCACTAAAAGGAATTTCACTTGAAGTCAACGAAGGTGAAATTGTAACGTTAATCGGAGCAAATGGAGCGGGAAAAAGCACTCTACTAAAAACGGTTTCAGGATTACTTAAGCCCAAATCAGGAATCATTAATTACATGAATTCTTCAATCGCAGGTAAACCAGCTCAAGGCATTGTTAAAGCCGGAATTTCTCATGTTCCAGAAGGAAGACGTGTTTTTTCGAATATGACCGTTCTGGAAAATTTGGAGTTAGGGGCTTATCTACGAAAAGATTCAAAAGAAATAAGCAAAGATTTTGATAAGGTGTATGAACTTTTCCCTCGATTATTTGAGCGAAGAAAACAGATGTCGGGCACACTTTCGGGTGGGGAGCAACAAATGTTAGCGATGGGAAGAGCCATCATGGCAAAACCAAAACTTCTTTTGCTTGATGAACCATCCATGGGCCTGGCACCGCTTATGGTAAAGACTATTTTTCAAATTATTGAAGAAATCAATCGCGAAGGTACGACGATATTATTAGTTGAACAGAATGCCAACGTTGCCTTATCCATTGCAAACCGAGGCTACGTAATTGAAACTGGACGCGTGGTCGTTTCAGGGCCAGCTGCAGAGTTACAAGCAAGTGAGCAAATCAAATTGGCATACTTAGGGGGTATATAA
- a CDS encoding ABC transporter ATP-binding protein yields the protein MVSKPLLQVQNVGIHFGGLKAVSDFNLEIHQGELIGLIGPNGAGKTTSFNLLTGVYVPTEGEIVFNGKRLNGLAPYQVTRGGISRTFQNIRLFNELSVLDNVKVAYHSLAKHSMFSSILRLPSHFSGEKEMEEKSLEFLKLFELDQYKDEIAKNLPYGKQRRLEIARALAAGPQLLLLDEPAAGMNHKETHDLMSLIAFVREKFNLTILLIEHDMNLVMGICERIYVLDHGVLIADGTPEYIRNHPKVIEAYLGEEVPK from the coding sequence ATGGTAAGTAAACCTTTACTTCAGGTGCAAAATGTTGGCATTCATTTTGGTGGACTTAAGGCTGTCTCTGATTTTAACTTAGAAATCCATCAGGGAGAGTTAATTGGTCTTATAGGACCTAATGGTGCTGGAAAGACAACTAGCTTTAACTTATTAACTGGCGTGTATGTACCAACAGAAGGTGAGATTGTATTCAACGGAAAACGTTTGAATGGACTGGCGCCATATCAAGTAACCCGTGGGGGAATTAGTCGTACGTTTCAAAATATCCGACTTTTTAATGAATTATCTGTTTTAGATAATGTGAAAGTTGCTTATCATTCATTAGCGAAGCATTCGATGTTTAGCTCGATTTTGCGTTTGCCTTCTCACTTTTCTGGTGAAAAAGAAATGGAAGAGAAATCTTTAGAGTTTCTCAAGCTTTTCGAATTGGACCAATACAAAGATGAGATTGCCAAGAATCTTCCTTATGGTAAGCAAAGAAGATTGGAAATTGCCCGTGCTTTAGCAGCGGGACCTCAATTATTATTGTTAGACGAACCTGCAGCGGGTATGAATCATAAAGAAACACACGATTTAATGTCATTAATCGCATTTGTTCGAGAAAAGTTCAATTTAACGATTTTATTAATTGAGCATGATATGAACTTGGTTATGGGTATCTGTGAAAGAATTTATGTGTTAGACCATGGGGTATTGATAGCTGATGGCACACCTGAATACATCCGTAACCATCCTAAAGTGATTGAGGCCTATTTAGGAGAGGAGGTTCCGAAATGA
- a CDS encoding branched-chain amino acid ABC transporter permease: MKKIKGFWLFIILSVVIYGVIQFLITGGVLDLFYSNTLIFIIINIILAVSLHLVIGVTGQFSIGHAGFMAIGAYISAIVTMKLQLPFALAIVMAGLVAALAGMLVGIPSLRLKGDYLAIATLGFGEIIRIVFLNIDYVGGAAGMQVDQLTTWTTSFVCLVITIIVIVNFTNSRHGRACISIRENEIAADAMGINTTYYKVTAFVIGSFFAGVAGALYAHNFYIIQPTNFTFLKSFDILIYVVLGGLGSLSGAVIAAVLLTIVSTFLQSYPETRMIIYSLILIIVMLYRPKGLMGTREITDYFKSWKSSKGDNQYGK; the protein is encoded by the coding sequence ATGAAAAAGATAAAGGGATTCTGGTTATTTATCATTTTATCGGTAGTGATTTATGGAGTTATCCAATTTCTCATCACCGGTGGAGTTTTGGATCTGTTTTATTCAAACACACTCATCTTTATTATCATCAATATAATATTAGCCGTAAGCTTACATTTAGTAATTGGGGTTACGGGACAATTTTCAATTGGTCATGCGGGATTCATGGCAATTGGGGCATACATATCAGCTATTGTAACAATGAAACTTCAGCTACCTTTTGCTCTTGCAATCGTCATGGCTGGTTTGGTTGCTGCGTTAGCCGGAATGCTCGTTGGAATTCCTTCTTTACGATTAAAGGGTGATTACTTGGCAATTGCCACATTAGGATTTGGAGAAATTATTCGGATTGTCTTTCTTAACATTGACTATGTCGGTGGGGCAGCAGGTATGCAAGTTGATCAATTAACTACATGGACAACTTCTTTCGTCTGTTTAGTAATTACGATTATTGTGATTGTGAACTTTACTAATTCCAGACATGGACGCGCATGTATCTCTATACGAGAAAACGAGATTGCTGCAGATGCTATGGGAATAAATACAACTTATTACAAAGTGACAGCCTTTGTTATAGGGTCGTTTTTTGCAGGGGTTGCAGGTGCTTTATATGCTCATAATTTTTATATTATTCAACCTACAAACTTCACGTTTTTAAAATCATTTGATATTTTAATATACGTTGTGTTAGGTGGATTAGGAAGTTTATCTGGAGCAGTTATTGCAGCCGTGCTGTTAACGATTGTATCGACTTTTCTTCAAAGTTATCCCGAAACACGTATGATTATCTATAGTCTTATTTTAATCATTGTCATGTTATACCGACCTAAAGGATTAATGGGAACACGCGAAATAACTGATTATTTTAAATCATGGAAAAGTTCGAAAGGAGACAACCAATATGGTAAGTAA
- a CDS encoding branched-chain amino acid ABC transporter permease yields the protein MEWIQQIINGISLGSIYALIALGYTMVYGIIKLINFAHGDVFMVGSFIGFYSITAFGLGFFPALLLSMVACAAFGVLIERIAYKRLRNATRIAALITAIGVSLLIEYGVIYVRGAQPEAYPDVVPNISFDLFGAQISSQSILILSVSVILMIILQLIVHKTKIGKAMRAVSHDVDAAKLMGINVDNTISATFAIGSALAGAAGVIFGVYYTKIEPLMGVIPGLKAFVAAVLGGIGIIPGAMVGGLVLGVVETVVSGLGFSLWRDAAAFIILILILIFRPNGIFGKNTREKV from the coding sequence ATGGAATGGATTCAACAGATTATTAACGGAATATCACTCGGCAGCATCTATGCGTTAATCGCACTCGGCTACACGATGGTTTATGGAATTATTAAATTAATCAACTTCGCCCACGGGGACGTATTCATGGTAGGTTCTTTTATTGGGTTTTATTCAATTACCGCGTTTGGACTTGGATTTTTCCCAGCATTATTATTGTCAATGGTTGCATGTGCAGCATTTGGTGTCCTCATTGAAAGAATTGCCTATAAACGACTTCGAAATGCAACTCGCATAGCCGCCTTAATTACCGCAATTGGGGTTTCACTTCTTATTGAATACGGTGTCATATATGTTAGAGGTGCTCAACCGGAAGCATATCCAGATGTAGTGCCTAATATTTCTTTTGATTTATTCGGGGCTCAAATTAGCAGTCAGTCTATTTTAATCCTTTCTGTATCAGTGATACTTATGATTATTTTGCAATTAATCGTACATAAAACAAAAATTGGTAAAGCAATGCGGGCCGTTTCACATGATGTAGACGCAGCAAAATTGATGGGTATAAATGTTGATAATACGATTTCAGCTACCTTTGCGATTGGTTCAGCTTTAGCTGGAGCCGCTGGTGTTATTTTTGGCGTGTATTATACAAAGATCGAACCATTAATGGGAGTTATTCCAGGGTTGAAAGCTTTTGTTGCTGCCGTTCTAGGTGGTATTGGTATTATTCCAGGAGCAATGGTCGGAGGTCTTGTCCTTGGAGTTGTTGAAACGGTGGTAAGTGGCTTAGGGTTCTCATTATGGAGAGATGCGGCAGCTTTCATCATTCTAATTTTAATTCTAATTTTCAGACCGAATGGCATCTTTGGGAAAAATACACGAGAGAAAGTGTAG
- a CDS encoding ABC transporter substrate-binding protein, giving the protein MIKRKFTKLAVVSTLLAGILTGCGAEGGGSANGDTIKIGANLELSGGVASFGSSISKGIDLAVEEINKAGGVDGKEIEIIKVDNKSEGSEATSGAIRLTSKDKVTAIIGAATSGNTVAQAQIANKNKTILLTPSGTSPNVTVNEDGSVNEFAFRTSFIDPFQGTVAANFAANELKIKNVAIFSDSSSDYAKGLAKSFKETFGEAGGKIVAEEAYVAKDTDFRSTLTRIKSAKPDFIFIPGYYEEVGLIVKQAREMGIDVPLMGADGWDSPKLVELAGAEALNNTFITNHYSSEDPDEKIQKFVKSFSDKYDGASPDAFNALGYDSVYLLADAIERAGDLDTTKIKDELAATKDLSLVTGNVTIDEQHNPIKSATILEYKDGKQVFNTKVNP; this is encoded by the coding sequence ATGATAAAGAGAAAGTTTACGAAATTGGCTGTGGTTTCTACATTACTAGCTGGTATTTTAACTGGTTGCGGAGCAGAAGGTGGGGGTTCAGCTAACGGAGACACCATTAAAATTGGTGCGAACTTAGAGCTTTCTGGCGGTGTTGCTTCTTTTGGTTCTTCAATCTCAAAAGGAATCGACCTTGCTGTTGAAGAAATTAACAAAGCCGGTGGAGTCGACGGTAAAGAAATTGAAATTATTAAAGTGGATAATAAATCCGAGGGTTCAGAAGCAACAAGTGGGGCCATTAGATTAACAAGCAAGGACAAAGTTACTGCAATTATTGGTGCAGCTACAAGCGGTAATACAGTTGCACAAGCACAAATTGCGAATAAGAATAAAACAATTCTACTGACACCTTCTGGTACAAGTCCAAACGTAACTGTTAATGAAGATGGTAGTGTAAACGAGTTTGCTTTCCGAACTTCGTTCATCGACCCATTCCAAGGAACAGTGGCAGCTAACTTTGCAGCAAATGAGTTGAAAATTAAAAACGTAGCTATCTTTTCTGATAGTTCAAGTGACTACGCAAAAGGGCTTGCAAAATCTTTCAAAGAAACGTTTGGAGAAGCTGGTGGGAAAATTGTAGCTGAAGAAGCGTACGTTGCGAAAGATACAGATTTCCGCTCGACATTAACGCGTATTAAATCAGCAAAACCAGACTTCATTTTTATTCCTGGTTATTATGAAGAAGTTGGTTTGATTGTAAAACAAGCTCGAGAAATGGGCATTGATGTTCCTCTAATGGGTGCTGATGGTTGGGATTCTCCGAAGTTAGTTGAATTAGCAGGTGCAGAAGCACTTAATAATACATTTATTACAAATCACTATTCTTCTGAAGATCCAGATGAGAAAATTCAAAAATTCGTTAAGAGCTTCTCTGATAAATATGACGGCGCATCACCTGACGCATTTAACGCACTTGGTTATGATTCTGTCTATTTGTTAGCAGACGCAATTGAACGTGCAGGAGATTTAGATACAACTAAGATTAAAGATGAACTAGCAGCAACGAAAGATTTATCTTTAGTTACTGGAAATGTAACAATTGATGAGCAACATAATCCAATCAAGTCTGCAACAATTTTGGAATACAAAGATGGCAAACAAGTCTTTAATACAAAAGTAAATCCTTAA
- a CDS encoding sugar O-acetyltransferase gives MATEKEKMLAGDMYNPADPELTIERGTARLKTRLFNDTLEYETDKRVKMLKNLYGSTGKSLYVEPTFRCDYGYNIHVGENFFANFDCVILDVCEVRIGDNCFMGPGVHLYTATHPIHPAERNTMHEYGKSITIGDNVWIGGRAIINPGITIGDNVVIASGAVVTKDVPENVIVGGNPARVIKEIEF, from the coding sequence TTGGCTACTGAAAAAGAGAAAATGCTTGCTGGTGATATGTACAATCCCGCAGATCCGGAACTGACAATCGAACGGGGGACAGCCCGACTTAAAACCAGATTATTTAACGATACACTTGAATATGAGACGGACAAGAGAGTGAAGATGCTGAAGAATTTGTATGGCTCAACGGGTAAAAGCTTATACGTTGAACCCACATTCCGATGCGATTACGGATACAACATCCACGTAGGAGAGAACTTTTTCGCTAACTTCGATTGCGTCATTCTCGATGTGTGTGAAGTACGTATAGGAGACAATTGCTTTATGGGACCTGGCGTCCATTTGTATACGGCTACCCACCCGATTCATCCGGCAGAACGGAACACGATGCACGAATACGGAAAATCTATTACAATCGGTGACAACGTTTGGATCGGTGGGCGTGCAATCATCAATCCAGGTATAACGATTGGTGATAATGTTGTCATTGCTTCCGGGGCAGTCGTGACGAAAGATGTTCCAGAAAATGTGATTGTAGGTGGAAACCCGGCAAGAGTGATAAAGGAAATAGAATTTTAG
- a CDS encoding AAA family ATPase: protein MKFVIIVGPQAVGKMTVGHELEKITDLKLFHNHLTIELVHPFFDYGTEAGNRLVKSFRQQMFEEFAVSEMYGVIFTFVWRFDVQVDWDYVEKISRIFESKGSIVYIVELQADMDERLERNKSPHRLEHKPTKRDISWSEAHLKSVANKFRLNSIDGEIKKENYIKVNNTHLTAAETAELIRKRFDL, encoded by the coding sequence ATGAAATTTGTCATCATCGTGGGACCCCAGGCTGTCGGGAAGATGACAGTCGGGCATGAACTGGAAAAGATAACGGACTTAAAGCTGTTTCATAATCATCTGACCATCGAGCTCGTCCATCCATTTTTTGATTACGGCACCGAAGCGGGAAATCGGTTGGTTAAATCATTCCGTCAGCAAATGTTCGAGGAGTTTGCGGTAAGTGAGATGTATGGTGTGATTTTTACGTTTGTGTGGCGTTTCGACGTGCAAGTCGACTGGGATTATGTCGAGAAAATAAGTCGAATTTTTGAATCAAAAGGATCGATAGTCTATATCGTTGAGTTGCAGGCTGATATGGATGAAAGACTTGAACGGAATAAATCCCCTCATCGCCTGGAACACAAACCAACCAAACGAGACATATCATGGTCAGAGGCACATCTGAAAAGCGTAGCTAATAAATTTAGGCTTAACTCAATCGATGGGGAAATTAAGAAGGAAAACTACATAAAAGTTAACAATACGCATTTGACTGCAGCTGAAACTGCGGAGTTAATTAGAAAAAGATTCGATTTATAA
- a CDS encoding ABC transporter ATP-binding protein, whose translation MNGSREKMLSLTDLKMNYGNKSVLKGINLDVYRGQIIGYIGPNGAGKSTTVKIMLGLINGYKGKVEIFGQDITDGDITYKKKIGYVPENAELYETLTPREYLTFTGELYGLDRKEAEHKALDLLRDFGLEKVYDSRISSFSKGMKQKVLIISSLLHDPDLLFFDEPLSGLDANSMMVVKEMITLLAAAGKTIFYSSHIMDVVEKISTRIILLVEGEIVADGTFEELVMQSEQGSLEDIFNQLTGFNEHRNIALRLVTTMAGGEQNG comes from the coding sequence ATGAATGGATCAAGAGAAAAGATGTTGTCACTTACCGATTTGAAGATGAATTACGGAAATAAATCCGTCTTAAAAGGAATCAATTTGGACGTTTACCGAGGTCAAATCATTGGCTATATTGGGCCGAATGGAGCAGGGAAAAGTACCACCGTTAAAATCATGCTGGGCCTGATTAATGGATACAAGGGAAAAGTGGAGATTTTCGGTCAGGATATTACTGACGGTGACATTACATATAAGAAAAAAATTGGCTATGTTCCTGAAAATGCGGAACTGTATGAGACCTTAACGCCACGGGAATATTTGACGTTCACAGGTGAGCTTTATGGGCTTGATCGAAAAGAAGCAGAGCACAAAGCACTCGACTTGCTGAGGGATTTCGGACTGGAGAAAGTGTATGACAGCCGCATTTCTTCCTTTTCGAAGGGAATGAAACAAAAAGTCTTGATTATCTCAAGCTTGTTACATGACCCGGATTTATTATTTTTCGATGAACCGCTGAGCGGGCTTGATGCAAACAGCATGATGGTCGTCAAGGAAATGATCACATTGCTTGCAGCTGCAGGCAAAACCATCTTCTATTCGTCCCACATCATGGATGTCGTCGAAAAAATTAGTACTCGAATCATCCTTCTAGTGGAAGGTGAGATTGTAGCAGATGGAACGTTCGAGGAGTTGGTCATGCAAAGTGAACAAGGGTCTCTAGAAGACATTTTCAATCAATTGACGGGTTTTAATGAACATCGGAATATTGCCTTACGCCTTGTCACGACAATGGCGGGGGGAGAGCAGAATGGATAA
- a CDS encoding glutamate synthase subunit beta codes for MGKPTGFMEYERHSQREREPQHRVKDWQDYTAPMTEQEVQIQAARCMDCGVPTCHTGTEINGVTSGCPVYHLIPEWNDLVYQGQWQEALNREHEMNNFPEFTGTACPAPCEGACVLGINEPPVAIRTVERTIIERGFEEGWVVPEPPEKRTGKKVAVIGSGPAGLAAAAQLNKAGHWVTVFERNDRVGGLLTYGIPEMKLPYEMVERRVALLIKEGIMFITKTEVGKNYPAEKLQTEFDATILCGGATVHRDIQVEGRELSGIHFAMDFLHANTKSLLDSNLQDGNFLSAEGKDVVVIGGGDTGTDCLATAVRHDCKSLTQFDIYDKKGAVRDELGNPWPQYPIIHRMEYGQKEAASKFGEDPRAYAVQTTHFVGNEDGHVKEVHTINVKLRIDENGNRVREVIPGTEKVWPADLVLLAIGFNGPEQGLLQQLNVETNRNSTVKAEYGKYATNVEGVFSAGDMRRGQSLIVWAINEGREVARECDRYLMGTTVLP; via the coding sequence ATGGGAAAGCCAACTGGATTTATGGAGTATGAGCGTCATTCGCAACGAGAACGTGAACCGCAACATCGCGTAAAGGATTGGCAGGATTATACTGCACCGATGACGGAACAGGAAGTGCAGATACAAGCAGCACGCTGCATGGATTGCGGAGTGCCTACATGCCATACAGGAACTGAAATCAACGGGGTGACATCCGGTTGTCCGGTATATCATTTAATTCCTGAATGGAATGACCTTGTCTATCAGGGACAATGGCAGGAAGCCTTGAATCGTGAACATGAAATGAACAACTTCCCTGAATTTACAGGCACTGCTTGTCCCGCTCCATGTGAAGGTGCGTGTGTCCTTGGAATAAACGAACCTCCTGTTGCCATTCGTACCGTAGAACGTACCATTATCGAAAGAGGTTTTGAAGAAGGTTGGGTCGTTCCCGAGCCTCCCGAAAAACGTACAGGAAAAAAAGTAGCGGTCATCGGATCTGGACCAGCTGGTCTTGCTGCGGCAGCGCAATTAAATAAAGCAGGGCACTGGGTAACGGTTTTCGAACGTAACGATCGCGTAGGCGGATTGTTGACGTATGGAATTCCTGAAATGAAATTGCCATACGAAATGGTGGAACGACGGGTTGCCTTATTGATTAAAGAAGGCATTATGTTCATTACCAAAACAGAAGTTGGAAAGAACTACCCTGCTGAAAAACTGCAAACCGAGTTTGATGCGACCATTTTATGTGGAGGGGCAACGGTTCATCGTGACATCCAAGTGGAGGGGCGAGAATTAAGTGGTATTCATTTCGCCATGGACTTCCTTCATGCCAATACTAAAAGTTTGTTGGATTCAAATCTTCAAGATGGCAATTTCCTTTCAGCGGAAGGCAAAGATGTCGTTGTAATTGGGGGTGGCGATACAGGGACAGATTGTCTGGCGACAGCCGTTCGTCATGATTGCAAAAGTTTAACGCAGTTTGATATTTACGATAAAAAAGGTGCGGTGCGTGACGAGTTGGGCAATCCTTGGCCACAATATCCCATCATCCATCGTATGGAGTATGGCCAAAAAGAGGCGGCCAGTAAATTTGGAGAAGACCCACGCGCCTATGCCGTTCAAACCACACATTTTGTAGGGAACGAAGATGGTCACGTCAAAGAAGTTCATACTATTAATGTAAAACTCCGCATCGATGAAAATGGAAACCGTGTCCGCGAAGTAATTCCCGGGACCGAGAAAGTATGGCCAGCTGATCTTGTTTTGCTTGCCATAGGGTTTAATGGTCCGGAGCAAGGACTTCTTCAGCAATTGAATGTTGAAACAAACCGAAACTCTACGGTCAAAGCGGAATACGGCAAGTATGCAACAAATGTAGAAGGTGTTTTTTCTGCAGGTGATATGCGTCGCGGGCAAAGCTTGATTGTATGGGCCATTAACGAAGGGCGTGAGGTAGCGAGGGAATGTGATCGCTACTTGATGGGAACAACAGTACTGCCATAG